From Triticum urartu cultivar G1812 chromosome 2, Tu2.1, whole genome shotgun sequence, a single genomic window includes:
- the LOC125536133 gene encoding ribonuclease 1-like, with the protein MKLVVVLSALLLLSLLAVSSAEEFDFFYLVQQWPGSFCDTKKGCCFPDTGKPATDFGIHGLWPNYAKCKTRGELDGALEMVTKRKKKCWPENCNSERLKLWEIKDLVTELDANWPTLACKGGKSIEFWTHEWEKHGTCSNLDQHGYFATALGFKARHNLTGILADAGIVPSDSETYFLSSIRDAIKEGTGFTANLECNRGVAGETQLFQVYQCIDSAGENLIDCPLPMQGNCKDRVQLPAF; encoded by the exons ATGAAGCTTGTCGTTGTGCTCTCggccctgctcctgctttctctCCTCGCCGTCTCCTCCGCCGAGGAATTCGATTTCTTCTACCTTGTTCAGCAA TGGCCTGGGTCCTTCTGTGACACGAAGAAGGGGTGCTGCTTCCCGGACACCGGCAAGCCGGCGACGGACTTCGGCATCCACGGGCTGTGGCCCAACTACGCCAAGTGCAAGACCCGCGGCGAGCTCGACGGCGCCCTGGAGATGGTGACCAAGCGCAAGAAGAAGTGCTGGCCGGAGAACTGCAACAGCGAGCGCCTCAAGCTCTGGGAGATCAAGGACCTGGTGACGGAGCTGGACGCCAACTGGCCGACGCTGGCGTGCAAGGGCGGCAAGAGCATCGAGTTCTGGACCCACGAGTGGGAGAAGCACGGCACCTGCTCCAACCTGGACCAGCACGGCTACTTCGCGACGGCGCTCGGCTTCAAGGCCCGCCACAACCTCACCGGCATCCTCGCCGACGCCGGGATCGTGCCGTCGGACAGCGAGACCTACTTCCTCAGCAGCATCAGGGACGCCATCAAGGAGGGGACCGGGTTCACGGCGAACCTCGAGTGCAACCGCGGCGTCGCCGGCGAGACGCAGCTGTTCCAGGTGTACCAGTGCATCGACAGCGCCGGGGAGAACCTCATCGACTGCCCGCTGCCGATGCAGGGCAACTGCAAAGACAGGGTCCAGCTGCCGGCCTTCTGA